One Myripristis murdjan chromosome 17, fMyrMur1.1, whole genome shotgun sequence DNA segment encodes these proteins:
- the ptch2 gene encoding LOW QUALITY PROTEIN: protein patched homolog 1 (The sequence of the model RefSeq protein was modified relative to this genomic sequence to represent the inferred CDS: inserted 1 base in 1 codon), translating to MASDRGVPGAGVFGDLPPSYTRSQPPANSDLLRRPSYCHAAFALKQISKGKAVGQKAPLWIRARFQALLFSLGCHIQRHCGKVLFIGLLVFGALSVGLRVAAIETDIEQLWVEAGSRVSQELRYTKEKQGEESVFTSQMLIQTPKEEGTNILTQEALLVHMEAALSASKVQVSLFGKSWDLNKICYKSGVPIIENVMIERMIDKLFPCMIITPLDCFWEGAKLQGGSAYLPGMPDIQWMNLDPVKLMEELSQFTSLEGFKEMLDKAQVGHAYMNRPCLDPSDPDCPLSXPNKELGESPDIAGRLQGGCHGFSRKFMHWQEELILGGRVKNSQESLLSAEALQTMFLLMSPKQLYEHFKDDYEIHDINWNEDKATAILESWQRKFVEVVHQSIPANSSQSIHAFSTTTLNDIMKSFSDVSVIRVAGGYLLMLAYACVTMLRWDCAKSQGAVGLAGVLLVALSVAAGLGLCSLLGLSFNAATTQVLPFLALGIGVDDMFLLAHSFTETGSNIPFKERTGDCLRRTGTSVALTSINNMIAFFMAALVPIPALRAFSLQAAIVVVFNFAMVLLIFPAILSLDLHRREDKRLDVLCCLYSPCADRIIHLSPHELSDGAELPHTPAAAAHAHQYAAGSTITTSTQITTTVQAFTQCDAAGQHIVTILPPTSQISTTPPSIILCPTSQPQAITPSPTTTSVPDPYGSQLFTPTSSSTRDLLAQVEESKSGKKCVPLPFLRWNLASFAREKYAPLLLKPKSKAVVVVLFLGLLGLSLYGTTMVHDGLYLTDIVPRDTKEYDFIDAQFKYFSFYNMYLVTMDGFDYARSQRLLVQLHNAFTSVRYVVRDGDHKLPRMWLHYFQDWLRGLQAAFDADWQAGRITFDNYRNGTEDGVLAYKLLIQTSSKKEPFNYSQLTSRRLVDAEGLIPPEVFYIYLTVWVSNDPLGYAASQANFYPHPREWIHDKYDTTGENLRIPAAEPLEFAQFPFYLNGLRQASDFVEAIESVRAICDEFSRKGVFNYPNGYPFLFWEQYIGLRHWFLLSISVVLACTFLVCAILLLNPWTAGIIVFILAMMTVELFGIMGLIGIKLSAIPVVILIASVGIGVEFTVHIALGFLTAIGSRNKRSAVALEHMFAPVIDGAISTLLGVLMLAGSEFDFIMRYFFAVLAILTVLGMLNGLVLLPVLLSLMGPPAELTPADNASRLPTPSPELPLPPPMTHHGYYAGHHNPRSAHQPAFSESSDSEYYSETTTTSGIGEEDFKYCDRSAYVTPHASAPSTTSHILLEASKNPNFPKLTVVKPFRENATGVGGAKELSNESSHNTQSPLGSQVTCWDRSKQEQQPGLRRLQEQPGEPLSPDKAHFSGRTSQKGPRLQAGRGPQPSRTKGPGYSGKNSTLPTQPGSTGGPVTMVTATASVTVAVHPNLPGATYQGYMHEGFDTDSELDCFEDAKRTCSGKTNMSSNKRDSLELQDLEAVQSKTQQQLSKTQGGLRIQAAKDC from the exons CCGGCAGTCGGGTGAGCCAGGAGCTTCGCTACACcaaggagaagcagggagaggagTCAGTGTTTACCTCACAGATGCTTATCCAGACCCCCAAAGAAGAGGGCACCAATATTCTTACCCAGGAGGCTTTGCTGGTTCACATGGAAGCTGCCCTGTCTGCCAGCAAGGTCCAGGTGTCACTGTTCGGAAA aTCATGGGATCTCAATAAAATCTGTTACAAATCAGGAGTCCCCATCATAGAAAACGTCATGATTGAAAGG ATGATTGACAAGCTGTTCCCCTGTATGATAATCACCCCATTGGACTGTTTCTGGGAGGGGGCCAAACTACAAGGAGGCTCCGCCTATTTACC GGGAATGCCAGATATCCAGTGGATGAATCTAGACCCAGTCAAGCTGATGGAGGAACTGAGTCAGTTCACCTCTCTGGAGGGATTCAAGGAGATGTTGGACAAAGCTCAG GTGGGCCATGCCTACATGAACAGGCCTTGTCTGGACCCCTCAGACCCTGACTGCCCCCTCA GCCCTAACAAGGAGCTAGGAGAG AGTCCCGACATCGCCGGGCGTCTCCAgggtggttgccatggtttcaGCCGGAAGTTCATGCACTGGCAGGAGGAGCTGATCCTGGGTGGCCGGGTCAAGAACAGCCAGGAGAGtctgctgag CGCGGAGGCTCTCCAAACCATGTTCCTGTTGATGAGTCCTAAGCAGCTGTATGAGCACTTTAAAGACGACTACGAGATCCACGACATCAACTGGAACGAGGACAAGGCCACCGCAATCCTGGAGTCATGGCAGAGGAAGTTTGTGGAG GTGGTTCACCAGAGTATCCCAGCTAATTCCAGCCAGTCCATCCACGCTttctccaccaccaccctcaACGACATCATGAAGTCCTTCTCTGACGTCAGTGTCATCAGAGTGGCCGGTGGATACCTCCTCATG ctggCCTATGCCTGTGTGACCATGCTGAGGTGGGACTGTGCTAAGTCCCAGGGTGCCGTGGGGCTCGCTGGGGTGCTGCTGGTGGCTTTGTCGGTGGCTGCGGGGCTGGGTCTCTGCTCCCTGCTGGGCCTCTCCTTCAATGCTGCCACCACACAG GTGCTTCCCTTCCTGGCACTGGGGATTGGAGTGGATGACATGTTCCTGTTGGCTCACTCCTTCACTGAGACTGGAAGTAACATCCCCTTTAAG gagcGGACAGGCGACTGTCTGCGTCGCACCGGCACCAGCGTGGCTCTGACTTCCATCAACAACATGATCGCGTTCTTCATGGCCGCCCTCGTCCCGATCCCTGCTCTGCGTGCGTTCTCTTTGCAG GCGGCCATCGTGGTCGTGTTCAACTTcgccatggtgctgctgatctTCCCGGCCATCCTCAGCCTGGATCTCCACCGGCGCGAGGACAAGCGCCTGGACGTCCTCTGCTGCCTGTACAGCCCCTGCGCCGACCGCATCATCCACCTGTCGCCGCACGAGCTCTCGGACGGTGCGGAGCTGCCGCACACGCCCGCGGCGGCGGCGCACGCGCACCAGTACGCGGCAGgctccaccatcaccaccagcaCCCAGATCACGACGACGGTGCAGGCGTTTACGCAGTGCGACGCGGCGGGCCAGCACATCGTCACCATCCTGCCGCCCACCTCCCAGATCTccaccacccctccctccatcatccTCTGCCCAACCTCCCAACCTCAAG CAATCACGCCTTCCCCTACCACAACCTCTGTCCCAGACCCCTACGGCTCCCAGCTCTTCACCCCCACCTCTAGCTCTACACGGGACCTCCTGGCCCAGGTGGAGGAGTCCAAGTCGGGCAAGAAATGTGTCCCGCTTCCGTTCCTGCGTTGGAACCTGGCCAGCTTTGCCCGGGAGAAGTAcgctcccctcctcctcaaGCCCAAGAGCAAGGCCGTGGTGGTGGTGCTCTTCCTGGGCCTGTTGGGCCTCAGCTTGTACGGGACCACCATGGTGCACGACGGCCTCTACCTGACCGACATCGTGCCGCGGGACACCAAGGAGTACGACTTCATCGACGCCCAGTTTAAGTATTTCTCCTTCTACAACATGTATCTGGTGACCATGGACGGGTTCGACTACGCCCGCTCGCAGAGGCTGCTGGTCCAGCTGCACAACGCCTTCACCTCCGTTCGCTATGTGGTCCGAGACGGGGACCACAAACTGCCCCGCATGTGGCTGCACTACTTCCAGGACTGGCTCCGAG GTCTCCAGGCTGCCTTCGATGCTgactggcaggcaggcaggataACCTTTGACAACTATCGTAACGGCACAGAGGATGGAGTTCTGGCTTACAAGCTCCTCATCCAGACCAGCTCCAAGAAAGAGCCTTTCAACTACAGCCAG ctGACATCTCGTCGGTTGGTAGATGCGGAGGGTCTGATCCCTCCGGAGGTGTTTTACATCTACCTGACAGTGTGGGTCAGCAACGATCCTTTGGGCTACGCCGCCTCCCAGGCCAACTTCTACCCCCATCCCAGAGAGTGGATTCATGACAAATACGACACCACAGGGGAGAACCTGCGCA TCCCGGCTGCAGAGCCCCTGGAGTTTGCCCAGTTCCCCTTCTATCTGAACGGCCTTCGGCAAGCCAGCGACTTCGTTGAGGCCATCGAGAGCGTGCGGGCCATCTGCGATGAGTTCAGCCGCAAGGGCGTGTTCAACTACCCGAACGGCTACCCCTTCCTGTTCTGGGAGCAGTACATCGGCTTGAGACACTGGTTCCTGCTGTCGATCAGCGTGGTGCTGGCCTGCACCTTCCTGGTGTGCGCGATTTTGCTGCTCAATCCCTGGACCGCTGGCATCATT GTGTTCATCTTGGCAATGATGACAGTGGAGCTGTTTGGCATCATGGGTCTGATTGGCATCAAGCTGAGTGCCATCCCCGTGGTCATCCTCATCGCCTCCGTGGGCATCGGTGTGGAGTTCACCGTCCACATTGCCCtg GGCTTTCTGACAGCGATTGGCAGCAGGAACAAGCGCTCGGCGGTGGCTCTGGAGCACATGTTCGCCCCGGTGATTGACGGGGCGATCTCCACACTGCTGGGAGTCCTCATGCTGGCAGGGTCAGAGTTTGACTTCATCATGAG GTATTTCTTTGCTGTGCTGGCCATCCTGACCGTTTTGGGGATGTTAAATGGCTTGGTCCTCCTGCCGGTCCTCCTGTCCCTCATGGGCCCTCCAGCAGAGCTCACCCCCGCTGACAACGCCAGCCGCCTGCCCACGCCATCTCCTGAACTCCCCCTGCCCCCGCCGATGACCCACCATGGATACTACGCAGGCCACCACAACCCTCGCTCAGCACACCAGCCAGCTTTCTCAGAATCATCGGACTCTGAGTATTACTCCGAGACGACCACCACATCGGGGATCGGGGAGGAGGATTTTAAGTACTGCGACCGGAGCGCGTATGTCACCCCGCACGCCAGCGCTCCCTCCACTACATCTCACATTCTGCTGGAAGCCAGCAAGAACCCCAACTTCCCAAAGCTCACG GTGGTCAAACCGTTCAGGGAAAATGCAACAGGCGTTGGCGGAGCGAAAGAACTCTCCAATGAATCTTCTCACAACACACAGTCGCCTCTCGGCTCCCAGGTCACCTGTTGGGACAGGAGcaagcaggagcagcagccgGGCCTCCGAAGGCTCCAGGAGCAGCCCGGCGAGCCTTTGTCCCCTGACAAAGCTCACTTCTCTGGGAGGACTAGTCAAAAAGGCCCCAGGCTTCAGGCCGGCAGAGGGCCTCAGCCAAGCAGGACTAAAGGGCCGGGTTATAGCGGTAAAAACTCCACCCTGCCAACGCAACCAGGTTCCACCGGGGGacctgttaccatggttacagcCACGGCTTCCGTGACAGTCGCTGTGCATCCGAACTTGCCGGGGGCGACATACCAAGGCTACATGCATGAGGGCTTTGACACGGACAGTGAGTTGGACTGTTTTGAGGATGCTAAGAGGACTTGTAGCGGCAAAACGAACATGTCGTCCAATAAGAGAGACTCTCTAGAGCTCCAGGACTTGGAAGCAGTACAGAGcaagacacagcagcagctcagcaagACACAAG GTGGGTTGAGGATCCAGGCAGCCAAAGATTGCTAG